From Chloracidobacterium sp. N, the proteins below share one genomic window:
- a CDS encoding heavy metal translocating P-type ATPase: MLPLTSAAPASSNPATPAAEIETAVIGINGMTCAACASRIERVLRRVEGVTAAAVSLAAGQAVVTFQPGMTDLPALHAAIERAGYGVVPPTTAEDGTAADETAMLEQRQLGRQALVAGLLALPLFALEMLPMLIPALHHARLAVLDEGTWRGIGLLLATLVQFGPGWRFYCAGWAAVRVWSPDMNTLVMLGTTAAYGYSVAVVCFPAAFPPGTAHVYFEASATVVALVLLGRYFEARARGRTGAAIRHLLALQPKTAQVRRGGQTFELPVALIHPGDEVVVRPGERIPVDGTVVEGASFVDESMLTGEPLPVDKTVGAEVIGGTVNGQGYLVVCASRVGAETVLQGIVRLVQAAQGSKPPIQDVADRVVRWFVPAVLGVALVTFGVWWWQATFELALVNAVSVLIIACPCALGLATPTSVLVSTGQAARLGVLFRKGSALQMLDELRVVVFDKTGTLTAGHPRLTDLHGCDLPPEVSETDLLGWLAAVEKPSEHPIARAVVAEAEARGLPLPTPTDFTALPGQGVTATVAGHHVAVGTDRLMAHLNVATEAGAPVIAELARAGKTPMYAALDGRLAAVLAVADEIKPTAAAAVAHLRAQGLEVVLVTGDHPATAQAVAARLGIDEVFAGARPADKADIVRRLRQRGRLAFVGDGINDAPALAVADVGIALGTGTDVAIEAADVILMSGDPVGVLQACDLARATMRNIRQNLFWAFAYNVVLIPVAAGVLYPAFGLQLSPVAAGAAMGLSSLFVLTNALRLLHWRPRAVAAPLP; this comes from the coding sequence ATGCTGCCGCTGACTTCTGCGGCACCGGCGTCGTCAAACCCAGCGACACCGGCGGCCGAAATTGAAACGGCCGTCATCGGCATCAACGGCATGACCTGTGCTGCCTGCGCCAGCCGTATCGAGCGCGTGCTGCGGCGGGTGGAGGGCGTAACGGCGGCGGCGGTGAGTCTGGCTGCCGGGCAGGCCGTGGTGACGTTCCAGCCGGGGATGACCGACCTGCCGGCCCTGCATGCCGCCATTGAAAGGGCCGGCTATGGGGTCGTCCCGCCGACAACAGCCGAAGACGGGACAGCGGCCGATGAGACGGCGATGCTGGAGCAGCGTCAGCTTGGCCGGCAGGCGCTTGTTGCCGGGCTGCTGGCTCTTCCGCTGTTTGCCCTGGAGATGCTGCCGATGCTCATCCCGGCGCTGCATCATGCCCGGCTGGCCGTCCTGGATGAAGGTACGTGGCGTGGAATCGGCCTGCTGCTGGCGACACTGGTGCAGTTTGGTCCGGGGTGGCGTTTTTACTGCGCCGGTTGGGCTGCGGTCCGCGTCTGGTCGCCGGATATGAACACGCTGGTGATGCTGGGGACGACGGCGGCCTACGGCTACTCCGTCGCCGTTGTGTGCTTTCCGGCGGCCTTTCCGCCCGGGACGGCGCACGTGTACTTCGAGGCGTCGGCAACCGTCGTGGCACTGGTACTGCTGGGCAGGTATTTCGAGGCGCGCGCCAGAGGGCGAACGGGCGCGGCCATTCGCCATCTGCTGGCATTGCAGCCGAAAACGGCCCAGGTCAGGCGCGGCGGGCAGACCTTCGAGCTGCCGGTGGCGCTGATCCATCCGGGTGATGAAGTCGTCGTGCGTCCCGGCGAGCGCATTCCCGTGGATGGGACGGTCGTGGAAGGCGCTTCTTTCGTGGACGAGTCCATGCTGACCGGCGAGCCGCTGCCGGTGGACAAGACCGTTGGTGCGGAGGTCATCGGCGGAACGGTCAACGGCCAGGGCTATCTCGTGGTATGCGCCAGTCGCGTCGGCGCAGAGACCGTGTTGCAGGGCATCGTCCGGCTGGTGCAGGCGGCGCAAGGGTCCAAGCCGCCCATTCAGGATGTCGCCGACCGGGTGGTACGGTGGTTCGTACCGGCGGTTCTCGGCGTGGCATTGGTCACGTTCGGTGTCTGGTGGTGGCAGGCAACCTTTGAGCTGGCTCTGGTCAACGCCGTGTCCGTTCTCATCATTGCCTGTCCCTGTGCCCTGGGACTGGCAACGCCGACCTCCGTTCTGGTCAGCACCGGCCAGGCGGCACGGCTTGGCGTTCTCTTTCGCAAGGGCAGCGCCCTGCAGATGCTGGACGAACTGCGGGTGGTCGTCTTTGACAAGACCGGCACGCTGACGGCCGGCCACCCTCGGCTGACTGACCTGCACGGTTGTGACCTGCCGCCGGAAGTGTCGGAAACCGACCTGCTGGGCTGGCTGGCGGCGGTGGAGAAGCCTTCGGAGCATCCCATTGCCCGGGCCGTCGTGGCAGAGGCCGAGGCGCGCGGCCTGCCGCTGCCGACGCCAACCGACTTCACGGCGCTGCCGGGGCAGGGCGTCACAGCGACCGTGGCCGGACATCACGTGGCGGTGGGCACCGACCGGCTGATGGCGCATCTGAACGTGGCGACTGAAGCCGGCGCGCCGGTCATCGCTGAACTGGCGCGCGCCGGGAAAACGCCCATGTATGCGGCGCTGGATGGTCGCCTGGCGGCGGTGCTGGCCGTAGCCGATGAGATAAAGCCAACGGCGGCCGCGGCTGTGGCCCACCTGCGCGCCCAGGGGCTTGAAGTCGTCCTCGTCACGGGCGACCATCCGGCAACGGCCCAGGCGGTTGCCGCCCGCCTGGGGATTGATGAGGTGTTTGCCGGGGCGCGTCCGGCCGACAAAGCTGACATCGTGCGGAGGCTTCGGCAGCGCGGGCGGCTGGCTTTTGTCGGGGATGGCATCAACGACGCCCCGGCGCTGGCCGTTGCCGACGTGGGCATTGCCCTGGGCACCGGAACGGATGTGGCCATCGAGGCTGCCGATGTGATTCTCATGTCCGGTGATCCGGTCGGCGTTCTGCAGGCATGCGATCTGGCGCGGGCGACGATGCGCAACATCCGGCAAAACCTGTTCTGGGCTTTTGCCTACAACGTCGTGCTCATCCCGGTGGCGGCAGGCGTACTGTACCCTGCGTTCGGTCTGCAACTTTCACCTGTTGCGGCCGGCGCGGCCATGGGGCTGTCAAGCCTGTTTGTGCTGACGAATGCGCTGCGGCTGCTGCACTGGCGGCCGCGGGCCGTTGCCGCCCCGCTTCCCTGA
- a CDS encoding agmatine/peptidylarginine deiminase: MQLLDAAPAALGFRHPAEWEPQAATWLAFPHNRTDYPGKLRPVQWAYGEIIRKLADRQPVHVVVQDTTLQAQARNMLRRMGANLAQVRFFRVPTNRGWLRDAGPIFVVRDRDGAREAAICKFRFNAWAKYPDFRLDDELALRLAKQLGFPVFVPHAKGQPVVLEGGAVDVNGQGVVMTTEECLLDTVTQPRNPHLSRAEVEAVLRDTLGVSTVWWLGKGIAGDDTHGHVDDLARFVNPTTLVLCDETDAGDANYAALKENHERAQDFRLPDGSRPEVIRLPMPRPLIFAGQRLPASYANFYIANGLVLVPTFNDPNDRVALGILGECFPNRTVCGIHAVDLVWGLGTLHCLTHEQPAGVPAAPEPAPTSPQGASLVETD, encoded by the coding sequence ATGCAACTCCTTGATGCGGCCCCGGCTGCCCTTGGTTTCCGCCATCCGGCCGAATGGGAGCCCCAGGCGGCCACCTGGCTGGCGTTTCCCCATAACCGTACGGACTATCCGGGCAAGCTCCGGCCCGTGCAGTGGGCCTACGGGGAAATCATCCGCAAGCTGGCCGACCGGCAGCCGGTTCACGTGGTCGTTCAGGATACGACGCTCCAGGCACAGGCCCGGAATATGCTGCGGCGCATGGGGGCCAACCTCGCCCAGGTACGCTTTTTTCGCGTCCCCACCAATCGCGGCTGGCTGCGCGATGCCGGGCCGATTTTTGTCGTCCGCGACCGGGACGGCGCACGCGAAGCCGCCATCTGCAAGTTTCGCTTCAACGCCTGGGCCAAATACCCGGATTTCCGGCTCGACGACGAGCTGGCCCTGCGGCTGGCAAAGCAGCTTGGCTTTCCGGTGTTCGTTCCGCACGCCAAAGGGCAACCGGTTGTGCTGGAAGGCGGCGCCGTGGATGTCAACGGGCAGGGCGTGGTGATGACCACCGAGGAATGTCTGCTCGATACGGTGACGCAGCCGCGCAACCCGCACCTGTCACGGGCGGAAGTGGAAGCCGTGCTGCGCGACACCCTGGGGGTTTCGACCGTCTGGTGGCTTGGGAAAGGCATTGCCGGTGACGACACCCACGGCCACGTGGACGATCTGGCCCGGTTCGTCAATCCGACGACACTGGTGCTGTGCGATGAAACCGATGCCGGCGATGCCAACTACGCAGCGCTCAAGGAAAACCACGAGCGCGCGCAGGATTTCCGGCTGCCCGACGGCTCACGTCCCGAGGTCATCCGTCTGCCGATGCCGCGCCCACTCATCTTTGCCGGCCAGCGATTGCCGGCCAGTTATGCCAACTTTTACATCGCCAACGGGCTGGTTCTCGTGCCCACGTTCAACGATCCCAACGACCGCGTGGCGCTTGGCATTCTCGGTGAGTGCTTTCCGAATCGGACCGTGTGCGGTATCCATGCCGTGGATTTGGTCTGGGGGCTGGGCACCCTGCACTGCCTGACTCATGAACAGCCGGCCGGCGTACCGGCCGCTCCCGAACCGGCACCAACTTCCCCACAGGGTGCAAGTTTGGTTGAAACGGACTAG
- a CDS encoding cation transporter, translating to MHEETIEIEGMSCGHCIQAVETALRSLAGVEVRRVEIGRAAVAYDPATVNRAQIAAAVEDAGFQVV from the coding sequence ATGCACGAAGAAACCATCGAAATTGAAGGCATGAGTTGCGGCCACTGCATACAGGCGGTCGAGACGGCGCTGCGGTCGCTGGCCGGCGTCGAAGTGCGGCGGGTGGAAATCGGGCGCGCCGCCGTGGCCTATGACCCGGCAACCGTCAACCGGGCGCAGATTGCGGCAGCCGTCGAGGACGCTGGCTTTCAGGTGGTGTGA
- a CDS encoding thioredoxin-like domain-containing protein: protein MKRLWLVCCITLLGFVLPTLPVALPAAAFSPMPDSPSLSRPTLQMGPVRAPELEGGMAWFNVPGPLSLAQLRGKVVLLDFWTYCCINCLHVIPDLKALEAKYPNELVVIGVHSGKFKTEKETNSIQQAVVRYDIRHPVVNDANFAIWNAYAVRAWPTLVLISPDGYVASRYAGEGHREELDRDIAALIAEARKKGTLKLDPVEVVPRPSQETDSPLRFPGKVYADAASQRLFIADTNHHRIVVAGFDGKVLDTIGSGAPGTRNGQYDFAEFRYPQGMALDGDFLYVADTGNHLLRRVNLKTRMVETVAGTGKNERSRQTGPGTSVGLSSPWDLAIHGRTLFIAMAGAHQIWQYNLDTGVVGPYAGTGAEGRQDGTLETAVFAQPSGLSTDGKRLYVADSEISAVRAIDLATGQVTTLAGGDLFDFGDANGKGENARFQHPLGVAAAERKLYVADTYNHKLRTIDLRTRFVSNLIGSGVPGLQNDLPALFHEPGGLSYAAGKLFVADTNNHVIRLVEFEPTRVSTFAFDKLTAPTPIKLKADALPNEEQIGVPTQRLTPGAGEIVVDILLPPGFKYAPTAEQRYFVSIEAGTEGLTIPAKAMAVTSSKLRFPVSIPYTVTANGMGAFDVVVSVTFCKEGNEGFCSVATYRFHVPFIGRPKGSTKRPVLLKSIPPPTP, encoded by the coding sequence ATGAAACGCTTGTGGCTGGTATGTTGTATCACGCTCCTGGGTTTTGTTCTGCCGACGCTGCCCGTCGCCCTGCCGGCGGCCGCGTTTTCACCGATGCCGGATTCACCTTCCCTGTCTCGTCCGACCCTGCAAATGGGCCCGGTCCGCGCGCCCGAACTGGAAGGCGGCATGGCCTGGTTCAACGTTCCGGGCCCGCTGTCGCTCGCCCAACTGCGCGGGAAAGTCGTCCTGCTCGACTTCTGGACCTACTGCTGCATCAACTGCCTGCACGTCATTCCCGACCTGAAAGCCCTTGAAGCCAAATATCCCAACGAACTGGTGGTGATTGGCGTGCATTCGGGCAAGTTCAAGACCGAAAAGGAAACGAACAGCATTCAGCAGGCCGTCGTGCGCTACGACATCCGGCATCCCGTCGTCAACGACGCCAACTTTGCCATCTGGAACGCCTATGCCGTTCGCGCCTGGCCGACGCTGGTGCTCATTTCGCCGGATGGCTACGTGGCCAGCCGGTACGCCGGCGAAGGCCACCGCGAGGAACTCGACCGCGACATTGCCGCCCTGATTGCTGAAGCCCGCAAAAAAGGCACGCTCAAGCTGGACCCCGTTGAAGTTGTCCCGCGGCCGTCCCAGGAAACCGACAGCCCGCTTCGCTTTCCCGGCAAGGTGTATGCCGACGCCGCCAGCCAGCGGCTGTTCATTGCCGACACCAACCACCACCGCATTGTCGTTGCCGGCTTCGACGGAAAGGTGCTCGACACCATCGGCTCCGGCGCACCCGGCACGCGGAACGGGCAGTACGACTTTGCCGAGTTCCGGTATCCCCAGGGCATGGCGCTCGATGGCGATTTCCTGTACGTCGCCGACACGGGCAACCACCTCCTCCGGCGCGTCAACCTCAAAACCAGGATGGTTGAAACCGTTGCCGGCACCGGCAAAAACGAACGCAGCCGGCAGACCGGGCCAGGAACGAGTGTCGGCTTGAGTTCCCCGTGGGACCTGGCCATCCACGGGCGCACCCTGTTCATCGCCATGGCCGGCGCGCATCAGATTTGGCAGTACAACCTCGATACCGGCGTGGTTGGTCCTTATGCCGGCACAGGCGCCGAAGGACGGCAGGACGGCACCCTGGAGACGGCTGTTTTTGCCCAGCCGTCGGGGCTGTCCACCGACGGCAAGCGGCTCTACGTGGCCGACAGTGAAATCAGCGCCGTGCGGGCCATCGATCTGGCAACGGGGCAGGTGACAACGCTGGCCGGCGGCGATCTGTTCGACTTCGGCGACGCCAACGGCAAGGGCGAAAATGCCCGGTTTCAGCATCCTTTGGGCGTGGCGGCCGCCGAGCGCAAGCTGTATGTCGCCGACACCTACAACCACAAACTGCGCACCATTGACCTGCGCACGCGGTTCGTCTCGAACCTCATCGGCAGTGGCGTGCCGGGGCTTCAGAATGACCTGCCGGCGCTGTTTCACGAACCCGGCGGGCTGTCCTACGCCGCCGGAAAACTGTTTGTCGCCGACACGAACAACCACGTCATCCGGCTTGTGGAGTTTGAGCCGACGCGGGTAAGCACCTTTGCTTTTGACAAGCTCACGGCTCCGACGCCCATCAAACTCAAGGCCGACGCCCTGCCCAACGAAGAGCAGATCGGCGTCCCGACCCAGCGCCTCACGCCCGGCGCGGGTGAAATCGTCGTGGACATTCTGCTTCCGCCGGGCTTCAAGTACGCGCCTACGGCCGAGCAACGGTATTTTGTCAGCATCGAGGCCGGCACCGAAGGCCTGACCATTCCGGCCAAGGCCATGGCGGTCACGTCGTCCAAGCTGCGGTTTCCCGTCAGCATCCCCTACACGGTGACGGCCAACGGCATGGGCGCGTTCGATGTCGTGGTTTCCGTCACCTTCTGCAAGGAAGGCAACGAAGGCTTCTGTTCGGTCGCCACCTACCGGTTTCACGTGCCGTTTATCGGGCGGCCCAAAGGCAGCACCAAACGGCCCGTCCTCCTGAAATCCATTCCCCCGCCGACGCCGTAA
- a CDS encoding SpoIIE family protein phosphatase, with the protein MWRRGWLAGFWVLWLVFSGVAQPETPPETPLSLDEPVKLSVWKYRPGDDPRWADPNLDDRDWKVLHLDTQAFTEAGWRSGPGWYRTTVVVADQSLLGLLVVHAISHSAYEAYVNGHRIGQLGRLAPQPSFPNGFTYAPLRIPAEAYGGQGRLVIAIRTWEKLSPPLVTGGAFYGAQLGHTDRLDRDLQKLRAERMQRDIARVATALTIGFFAVYHLYLYFSLYVYQGRSSQREYLWLSLFAAGYALNSLSLANLLLEYVSLLAYNQLNVVSIQFQLITGTGFLFSFLKLPPPRWVRWFQITLGLVILGTLALPGWFLQGLVRSLIFAVPVAALLGFTSILVGREAWRGNVAARTLCFSMGLIILAEAVQITKTIVLPMVEPQSAVAMWFAGPVAGYLVEISFGALLLTMAGAVARRYRDEIDAVNRNLERLVSERTVEVQRQRDELEQKNQDIEDSLRYAQTMQQAVLPDIKNLHATFAEAFALWKPRDIVSGDFYWFHQTERACLVAVADCTGHGVPGAFMSFIGNDLLTQIVVERKIDDPARILAELDAGVQRALKQGSHESVSVEDGMDIGICRFTADGVTFAGARRPLYAVADGQLTEYAGSRHPIGGRARKPRHFENVAVAVTSPMMLYLTTDGFADQPDAQGKRFKTGPLMQLLRDIATRPAGQQRVALETALDEHQGHTAQRDDITIVGLRLDASLVRWNGSTTHATP; encoded by the coding sequence ATGTGGCGCAGGGGTTGGCTGGCGGGCTTCTGGGTGCTGTGGCTCGTCTTTTCGGGTGTGGCCCAGCCGGAGACCCCGCCGGAGACGCCGCTCTCCCTGGATGAACCGGTGAAGCTTTCTGTCTGGAAATACCGGCCGGGTGATGATCCGCGCTGGGCGGACCCCAACCTGGATGACCGGGACTGGAAGGTGCTGCACCTCGACACCCAGGCTTTCACCGAAGCCGGGTGGCGCTCCGGGCCCGGCTGGTATCGCACCACGGTGGTTGTTGCCGACCAGTCCCTGTTGGGTCTCCTGGTCGTCCATGCCATCTCGCACTCCGCCTATGAAGCCTATGTCAACGGCCACAGGATCGGCCAGCTTGGCCGCCTTGCGCCGCAGCCGTCGTTCCCCAATGGCTTTACTTATGCACCGCTGCGGATTCCGGCGGAAGCTTACGGTGGTCAGGGCCGGCTCGTCATTGCCATTCGGACGTGGGAAAAGCTGAGTCCGCCGCTGGTCACGGGCGGGGCCTTCTACGGCGCCCAACTTGGTCACACTGACCGGCTTGACCGCGATCTCCAGAAGTTGCGCGCTGAACGCATGCAAAGGGATATAGCGCGGGTGGCCACGGCCCTGACCATTGGCTTTTTCGCCGTCTATCATCTGTATCTCTACTTCAGCCTTTATGTTTACCAGGGGAGAAGCAGTCAGCGGGAATACCTCTGGCTGAGTCTGTTTGCGGCCGGCTACGCCCTGAACTCGCTCTCGCTCGCCAATCTTTTGCTGGAGTACGTCTCCCTGCTGGCCTACAACCAGCTCAACGTGGTCTCCATCCAGTTTCAGCTCATCACGGGCACTGGCTTCCTGTTCAGCTTTCTCAAGCTTCCCCCGCCGCGGTGGGTGCGCTGGTTTCAGATCACGCTGGGCCTGGTGATTTTGGGCACGCTTGCCCTGCCCGGCTGGTTTTTGCAAGGTCTGGTCCGCAGTCTGATATTTGCCGTTCCCGTGGCCGCCCTGTTGGGCTTCACGAGCATTCTGGTCGGACGTGAGGCGTGGCGGGGCAACGTGGCCGCCCGAACCCTGTGTTTTTCCATGGGGCTGATCATACTGGCCGAAGCGGTCCAGATTACAAAAACCATCGTCCTGCCCATGGTTGAACCCCAGTCGGCGGTGGCCATGTGGTTCGCCGGCCCGGTTGCGGGCTACCTGGTGGAAATCAGTTTCGGGGCGTTGCTCCTGACCATGGCCGGGGCTGTGGCGCGGCGCTACCGGGACGAGATTGACGCGGTCAACCGCAATCTTGAACGTCTGGTGTCTGAGCGGACGGTCGAGGTGCAGCGGCAGCGCGATGAACTGGAGCAGAAAAATCAGGACATCGAAGACAGTCTGCGCTACGCACAAACCATGCAGCAGGCCGTACTGCCGGACATCAAAAACCTGCACGCGACCTTTGCCGAGGCCTTTGCACTGTGGAAACCACGTGACATCGTCTCCGGCGACTTTTACTGGTTTCACCAGACCGAACGGGCCTGTCTGGTGGCCGTGGCCGACTGCACCGGCCACGGCGTTCCGGGCGCGTTTATGTCGTTTATCGGCAACGATCTGCTCACTCAGATCGTCGTCGAGCGCAAGATTGACGACCCGGCCCGCATTCTGGCCGAACTGGACGCCGGTGTGCAGCGTGCCCTCAAGCAGGGCAGCCACGAGTCGGTCAGCGTGGAAGACGGCATGGACATCGGCATCTGTCGCTTTACGGCCGACGGAGTGACGTTTGCCGGCGCGCGCCGTCCGTTGTATGCCGTCGCCGACGGCCAGTTGACCGAATACGCCGGCTCACGGCATCCCATCGGGGGACGGGCGCGCAAACCACGTCACTTCGAGAATGTCGCCGTTGCCGTCACATCGCCGATGATGCTTTACCTGACCACGGACGGTTTCGCCGACCAACCGGATGCCCAAGGCAAGCGGTTCAAGACGGGTCCGCTTATGCAACTCCTGCGCGACATCGCCACCCGCCCGGCCGGGCAGCAACGGGTGGCGCTCGAAACGGCGCTGGACGAACATCAGGGCCACACCGCGCAACGTGATGACATCACGATTGTCGGTTTACGGCTTGATGCCTCACTGGTTCGCTGGAATGGAAGCACCACCCATGCAACTCCTTGA
- a CDS encoding carbon-nitrogen hydrolase, producing MKVQPFTIGLVQMRCAADRAENLDRAAHFVREAADRGARVICLPELFQSPYFCQMEDTALFDRAEPFDDSPSLRAMQAVARETRTYLFVPFFERRAAGLYHNSVALVDDRGDIRGLYRKMHIPDDPAYYEKFYFTPGDLGFVAFDTPYGRLASLICWDQWFPEGARLAALRGATVLFYPTAIGWHPYEKETHGAAQRDAWRTVQRGHAIANGMYVAAVNRIGFEPSPTDELGGLEFWGSSFVADPQGVIVAEAPTDEETILLAEVNPSRLEDVRRNWPFLRDRRIEAYDGLTRRFLDS from the coding sequence ATGAAAGTCCAGCCATTTACGATTGGCCTCGTGCAGATGCGGTGCGCCGCCGACCGGGCGGAAAATCTCGACCGGGCGGCGCACTTCGTCCGGGAAGCGGCCGACCGGGGCGCGCGGGTGATCTGCCTGCCCGAACTCTTTCAGTCGCCCTACTTCTGCCAGATGGAGGACACGGCGCTGTTTGACCGCGCCGAACCGTTCGACGACAGTCCCTCTTTGCGGGCAATGCAGGCTGTGGCGCGGGAGACGCGGACGTACCTCTTCGTGCCGTTTTTTGAACGGCGGGCGGCCGGCCTCTACCACAACAGCGTGGCGCTCGTGGATGACCGGGGCGACATCCGCGGGCTGTACCGCAAGATGCACATTCCCGACGACCCGGCCTACTACGAAAAGTTTTACTTCACGCCCGGCGACCTGGGCTTCGTCGCCTTCGACACGCCCTACGGACGCTTAGCCTCGCTTATTTGCTGGGATCAGTGGTTTCCCGAAGGCGCACGGCTGGCGGCGCTGCGCGGCGCGACGGTGCTGTTTTATCCCACGGCCATCGGCTGGCATCCCTACGAAAAGGAAACCCACGGGGCCGCCCAGCGCGACGCCTGGCGGACGGTGCAGCGTGGGCATGCCATTGCCAACGGGATGTATGTCGCGGCGGTCAACCGGATTGGCTTTGAACCGTCGCCAACCGATGAGCTGGGCGGACTGGAGTTCTGGGGCAGTTCCTTTGTGGCCGACCCCCAGGGCGTGATCGTGGCCGAGGCGCCGACGGATGAAGAAACCATCCTGCTCGCCGAGGTCAACCCCTCCCGACTGGAAGACGTACGGCGCAACTGGCCCTTTCTGCGTGACCGGCGCATTGAAGCCTACGACGGGCTGACCCGGCGCTTTCTCGATTCGTGA
- a CDS encoding alpha/beta hydrolase: MASWQAAALARFIAFKIKRKPTSQDEMQIVRQARQKLGHMPGYVQPAIPEDLHIRTVSLTTLDSDIIRGEWLAWKTDYPPATVLYLHGGGYIACSPRTHRPITVTLATLLRGRVFALDYRLAPEHRFPAALDDAVAAYRWLIEGQRMAPRQLVLAGDSAGGGLTLSTLVRLRELGLPQPAGAVLYSPWTDLAGTGETLETNTDRDVMFYGAGIRLAGRIYAGDTPPDHPLVSPLYADLHGLPPLLVFASSSEVLLDDARRLAARAEAAGVSVELHIEADLPHVWPIFCRLIPEGRRTLAATAAFIRRAVNHASSSNSQLPGPSIHDYRLAASTAVTAH, from the coding sequence ATGGCAAGCTGGCAGGCAGCAGCGCTCGCGCGCTTCATCGCCTTCAAAATCAAGCGCAAGCCGACCTCGCAGGACGAAATGCAGATCGTGCGTCAGGCGCGACAGAAGCTGGGACACATGCCCGGCTACGTTCAGCCGGCGATTCCTGAAGACCTGCACATTCGTACCGTGTCCCTGACCACGCTGGACAGCGACATCATCCGGGGTGAATGGCTGGCGTGGAAGACGGACTATCCGCCTGCCACGGTGCTGTATCTCCACGGCGGAGGCTATATCGCCTGTTCGCCACGAACCCATCGCCCTATCACCGTAACACTGGCCACACTTCTGCGCGGACGGGTCTTCGCGCTGGATTACCGGCTGGCCCCGGAACACCGCTTCCCGGCAGCTCTCGATGATGCTGTTGCCGCCTACCGCTGGCTGATTGAAGGGCAGCGGATGGCACCGCGCCAACTCGTCCTGGCCGGCGACTCGGCAGGCGGGGGGCTGACGCTCTCCACCCTGGTCCGGCTGCGTGAGCTGGGTCTGCCCCAACCGGCTGGCGCGGTACTCTACTCGCCCTGGACGGATTTGGCCGGCACGGGTGAAACGCTCGAAACCAATACCGACCGGGATGTGATGTTTTACGGCGCGGGTATCCGCCTTGCCGGCCGCATTTATGCCGGGGACACACCGCCCGACCATCCGCTGGTTTCGCCGCTTTACGCCGACCTGCATGGGCTTCCCCCGTTGCTGGTCTTTGCCAGTTCCAGCGAAGTGCTGCTTGACGATGCCCGCCGCCTGGCAGCACGTGCGGAAGCCGCCGGTGTTTCGGTCGAGTTGCACATCGAAGCCGACCTGCCGCACGTGTGGCCGATTTTCTGCCGCCTTATCCCGGAAGGACGGCGCACGCTGGCAGCGACGGCGGCGTTCATCCGGCGCGCCGTCAACCACGCTTCGTCCTCAAATTCTCAGCTTCCAGGGCCTTCCATCCATGACTACCGCCTCGCTGCAAGCACTGCTGTCACGGCTCATTGA